A region of the Deinococcus psychrotolerans genome:
GATGGCTTCCACGTTTTGTTTGAGCAGTTCCAGCGCCGTTTGACCCAGAGTATGGCCGGTGCGGTATTTGGCATTGATCACAAAACCGTTTTTCCAGACTTCACCGCCCCAAGCTTTTTGGAAGGAGGCTTTGGCGGCAACTGGGTCAAACGGGTAGGTTTTGGTCTGCGCCGAGTAACCGGGGAACGTGTCGGGCAGCAGCATGGTTCTGGGCGAACCTTTGCCGCTTTGCACGTCTTTGATAAACCGGCTGTCATCAAACGAGAGCGCAAAAGCCCGCCTGACATCGGCGTCCGAGAAAAAATTCGCCGGAATACCTTTGCCGTCGAGCTTGCCGCTGCCCAGCGCCGCCGAGGGCTTGATGTTGTTGTTCATGAACAGGGCCTGTGCGGAGGTGGTAGGCAAGTTGTCGAGCACCACCACGCCGGGCCTACCTTTGAGCTGGGCTTCGACGTTGGCGCGGGTGCCCGCTTCGATCAAATCGGCGTCGCCGTTCAGGAAAGCCTGCTGACGCACGGCCAGCTCACCGACTTTTTGCATCACCACGTTCTTGATGGCGGGCTTGGCTCCCCAGTATCCGGGGAAGGCCTGCAAAAACACGCCGCTGGCATCCGACTTGACCAAGCTGTAAGCGCCAGTGCCGCTGGGTTTCACGCTGAGCGGACTGCCGCTGAGGTCTTTGCCAACCCAGGCTTGCCAGGTCTTCTCGCTGCCGTCCCACTCGCCCTGCTTGATGGCCCACTGCTTATCGATCACGCCCATGCCGGAAAACGTCATTTTCGCCATGAAAGCGGGATCGACTTTGGCCAAGGTAAAGACGAGTTGATTTTGGGCATTGCACTTGACGGCGGCGGCAATTTTGGCCCACGTGATGCTCTTGTTGTCCTGAGCATTTTTGGTGCTGCCCAGCAGCGCGTCGCTGATAAACCAGTTGGCCGATTCCGGCGCGTTGGTCACCAAATCGCGGCGGTAGGTGTACTCGGCGTCGGCGCAGCTCATGGCGTTGCCGCTCTGAAACTTGACGCCTGAGCGCAGACTGACCACCAGCGTCTTGCCCCCGTTGGTAAAGGTCGGCAAGCTGGAAGCCAGAAGCGGCGTCATCGCCGTCAAGCTGCCGCCCTTGTAAGTCCAGAGCGTTTCGTAAATGTTCTCGACGATCTGAGAGCTGAAGGTGTCGTAGGTGGCGCTCGGATCGAGGGTGCTGATCCCAGCGGCCTGCTGGATCACCAGCGTGTCTTTGGGCGTGGCGGCCAGCGCAAAGGAAGGAAGAAGGGCCAAGGAAAGGGAAAGAGCCGCAGTCCGGTACACCATAAAAGACCTCCTAAAAGCAGGTCTATTATCCATGATTCGGCAGATTGCTGCGGCGTGGTGGTGTCGGCACCAAATTTACAGCGTCCTTCACAACCAATCTGAATACGTGTCAGACGGCGGTGGTGTGCGTTTCAACACCACTGGTGTCGCCCCGTATGACACATCAAAAATGGCTCTCCAGTACTGATCCGAACACCCTCACTCCACAATTTCATCGTGACAGATGCGTTAGTGGTCATCTGTTGATTCAGTGGGGAGAGCCAATATCCGGCAGCTCAGCGCCCTTAGCGCACTCCCTTCCTACCAGAACCGACTTGCCCACCAACACCAACTCTGTGTTCTGGTTTCACTTCACCTGATCGCCAGCAAAATCTTATGAACTGGCGCGTTCGTTCAGCAGCAGTGCTGAGAGCGCCTCGCTGTACGCGTCTAGGTCTTCTAACAAGATGGCTTCTTGTGTGGTGTGGGCCAACCACTGATCTCCCGGCCCCCAGCCGACTGTCGGCCAGCCCTCACGGGCGGTGTAGCGGCCATCCGTGGCAAACTTCCACACGCCCGGCTCCGCGTGAAAGCGCTTGGCGTAGCGCCCCACCTTCTGGGCCAACGGATGCTCCGGCGAGGTGGCGAAACCGGGCGTATTCGCGGGCGTCCAAATTTCTTCCAGTTGGCCTTCGGCTGGCAGTCCGGCGAGCAGTTCCGCCAGGGTGGCGCGGTTCTCGGCGTCGCTCTCGTTGTAGCGCCAGCTCAGCATGACGTCGACGGTATTGGGCGTCAGGTTGTCACTGCCCGAGTCGGTAAAGATCTGTGTCGCGCTCAGCGACGAGGGGCCAGTCACCGGATAATCGGCGAACTGCTTGGCCTGAACCCTTTTCAGAAACTCCGCCAGCGCAAAGATTGGATTTTCATCGTTGAGCGCGAGGCTGGCGTGGTGGGCGCGTCCGGTAAAACGCACCTTGAGCCGCGCCACACCCCGGTGGCCCAACATCAACTGGTTGTTTGACGGCTCCCCGACGATGACCGCGCCCATCTGTGCCGGCGGATGTGTGACAAAGTGCGCTGCTCCCAATCCACCCGTCTCCTCCTGCACCGGGGCGGTGATCCACACATCGTTCAGGGGCCGCTCGCCGCGCCCGAGAAGCTGCGCTAGCGCGTAGGTCTGAGCGGCGAGCGGCCCCTTGATATCGACCGCGCCCCGGCCGTGCACGCTGCCGTTTTCCAACACTGCTTCGTAGGGTGGATGCTGCCACTGCGCCGGGTCGCCCGCATGGACGTGATCCAAGTGGGTCAGCAGCAGCCAAGCCGGGCCGGGTTCCTGACCTTTGACCATCCCGACCGCGTTGCCGATGTCGTCGCGGTACGCTTGATCGAAGCCGAGGTGTTGCCACTCTGCTATCACACGGTCACACAGGGCCTGCTCTTGGCCAGACAGAGCTTCGATGCGAATAAGATCGCGTAAAAAATTGGCGGCAGTCATTTCCATTTCCATATTCTCCTCAGCTCTTTGTGCGGTTGGCGACTTGAGGGTGACTCATGAAGCTTGGGTTTGGGATACACCTGAACTGACACAGCGTCAGTGTGCATACCCCACCCCCAAATCTACTGTGCTCACGTTCACCCTCACCGTAGAAGGATGCTCGGCTACTCAGACAACCCCGGCTGAGTTGGAATTCTGGTCGAGAGTGCTGCAAGAGGAAAAAAGTCCTGCCCTCCAGCGGCCTCCCGTAAAGTCAGGGCAAGCCGTTCAAGCGACTATTTGCTGACGGTTCCCAGCTTCAACAAGAACGGAGCAATCGGGTCGAGCGCAAAGCCTTTGAGGTTTTTGTTGTAGGCGACCACCTGTTTGGCGTGGTCGACAAATAGCCATGGCGCGTCGTCCACGATGACGGCTTCGGCCTGCTGGTAAAGGCCGCCGCGCTTCTTGGGATCTGCCTCGGCCCGCGCTCTAGTCATCAAGCTGTCGGCAGCCGCGCTTTTGTAAAAGCCGGTGTTGAAGCCCGGCGGAAACGAGCTGCTGGAGAGCAGCGGATCGAGCACGAAAGCGGGATCGACCGCCACGTTCATCCAAGACATCTGCCACATTTCCAGCCCGGACTTGTCGGCTCCCGCTCCGATCTTGGACAGGTAAGTGCCCCAATCGAGCTGCTGAATATTGATCTTGATCCCGATCTGGCTGAGGTAGGCCTGAATGGCGGTTCCCATCGCCACCGGGCTCTGCATCCCCGAACCCGAGGTGGGGACGAGCATGGTGGCGGTAAAGCCGTTGGGGAAACCGGCCTGGGTCAGCAGCGCTTTGGCTTTGGCGGTGTCGTAGGTGTAGGGCTTGAGGTCGGTGTTGTAGCCCGACTGCATCGAGGCCAGCGGCTGGGTCGCCATCACGCCGGTGTCGTACAAGATGCCCTTGATCATACCGGGACGGTCGATCGCGTAGCTCATGGCCTGACGCACCAGCTTGTTGTTGAACGGGGCTTTGTTGAGGTTCATCCCGATCCACCAGATGTGCGGCCCCGCGCCGGTGGCGACGTTGAAGCCCGCCGTTTTCAGGGACGCCAGATTTTCAGGGGCTGGATTGATCACCAGGTCCACCGTGCCAGATTGGAGGGATGTGGCCCGCTGGCCGGTCTGCACGATGGGCAGCCACACCAAGCGGTCTGCGCCGGGGGTTGCTCCCTTGAAGTAGGTGTTTTTCTTGAGGATCAGTTGCCCACCCCGGCTCCAGCTCTCGTAGCCGTACGGCCCACTCCCCGAGCCTTGCAGAGCAAAGGTCTTGCCCAATTTCAGCGCCACCTTCGGGTTGACGATGAAGCTGGTGGGCACCGTCAGTGCCGCCAGAAAGGCCGCGTCCGGCTTGTTCATCACGAACTGCACCGTCGTGGCATTGACTTTTTTGACGGTCTTGAGCGAGCCGTAGTAAAACTCGGCAAAGGGAAACGGCCCGAATTTATTGCCGGGGTTGGCTTTGTCGAGCTGCCGCATGAAGGTAAACGCCACAGCGTCGGCGTCGAGTGGATCGCCGCTTGAAAACTTGAGGCCGGGCCGCAGCGTAAAGGTGTAGGTGAGGCGGTCAGCCGAGAGCGTCCACTTGGACGCCAGACCCGGCTGGATCCCGCCGGTTTTGCCGATCATGACCAGCGGCTCGTACATCTGGGTCAGCACCTGCATGCTGTTGATGTCGGTGACCTGCGCGGGATCGAGCGAGGTGGCGTCGGCTTCGTAGCCGATCACGATCTGCTTGACGGCTTGGGCGTGGGCAACGGGGCTGATGGCAGCGGACAACAGGAACAGGGTCAGCATTCGTTTCATAATCGGGCCTCCAAAGGTTACTGAGCGTAGGGAAAGGGAGAGGGCAGGGAATTACTGGTCTTGCAGCAAACCGCTTGCACGGGCGGCCTGCATATCGAAAGTGCCCAGCGGCTGGGCTTTGGTGGGCATCATGTCGAGGAGCGGAACGAGACTGACTTTGGCGACTTCATAGACGCGCCGGAGTTCAGCCACTGGAGCGCTGTGTTCGTCCACCCGCAGGTCGAGCCAGGGGTAATCCTCGCCGGCGTGAACCTTGACGGCGGCAGAAACCTTGCCGCGCTTGTCGCCGCCTGCCGCTTGCCCGGCTTCCAGCGCCGAGATCAGGCGCTCGACGAGCGGATTTCCGGTGCTGCCGAGGAAACTGTGCTGCATGGCCTCCAGCGTCTCCGCGCCGACCAGCATGTTGCCGGCGATGGCGTAGTGCGGGCCGGTCAGCTCGCCGTACCACCCGTCACAGGCGCTGCCTGAGAAGGCCGCTGACCCACCGTGCCGGTCGACCACGCCGAGCTGGCGCAGCTCTATGCCCCCGTCCAGCGCTTTGAGAGCGGCGAGCGTTTCCTCGGCACTCTTTCCCTGCGCCAGCAACTCCAGGCCCCACAGTCCCAGATAAGGATTCACAAAGGACTGGGTGGCGACTGCGCCCACACCCGAGCGCACGAACGGGCAGAGCATCCCGACGCCCGGAATGGCGGTCGATACAGCGACACCGAGGTGCCCGGTGTCGGGACAGTGAGCGGTGATCGAAAACGTGGCGAGCTTGACCATCTGTAACCTCCTTGAGCCGTTTACTTTTCGCGCAGGGCGGCGGCCCGCAGACCCACACCGAAGAGGTTCATGCCGACTGAGGCCAGCACGATCATCAGCCCCGGCAACATGGCAATCTGCGGCATGGACGACATGTAGTTCTGAGATTCCGCCAGCATGCTGCCCCAGTCGGCGGTGGGCGGCTGGGTGCCCAGTCCCAGGAAGCTGAGCGCCGAAGTCTGGCCCAGCATCCAGCCTGCCGTCAGGAAGAAGGTGGAGATCAGCACGCTCAGCACGTTGGGCAGCATGTGCATCCAGATGATGCGGCTGTTGCCCGCACCCAGCGCCTTGGCAGCGGTGATGAATTCGCGTTCGCGCACCCGGATCGCCTCGCTGCGCACCAGCCGCAGGGTGAACGGCAGATTGGCGATGGCGACGGCCAGCAGGGCATTGAAGGTCGACGGGCCAAGCGCCGCCACCAGCAAGATGGCCAGCAGGATGAAGGGAAAGCCCATCAGGATATCGGTCACGCGCAGGGCAATCAGATCGATCCAGCGTCCGAAAAAAGCAGCGGTGAGGCCGACTGTGGCGCTGATTGCCGTCGAAATCAGGGCCGCCGTGAAGCTGCTGAGAAGGCTGATGCGGCCTCCGTAGAGCAGGCGGCTGAGCAGGTCGCGGCCCAGATTGTCTGTTCCCAAAAGGTGATCCGGTGAGCCGAGTGGCTGGAGCGCCAGCGCCGGATTGATCATGTTGGGGTCGACCCGGCTGAGCAGGGGAGCCAGCAGAGAGAGCAGGGCCAAGATCAGCATCAGCGCTCCGCCGATCGTCAGGTAGCCGTTGAGCTTCAGAAGCCGCCGGGGGGCGCGGGGTTGGGCGGTGAGCGCCGCGTTGGAAGCTGCGTCAGACACTTTGACCCCGCTGGCGTGGATCGACTAGGCCGTACGAGGCTTCCACCAGAAAGTTGACGACCACGAAAATGGCGGCCAGGATCAAGCTGGCTCCCAGCACCACCGGATAGTCGCGGCTGATGGCCGACTGCACCAGCAGCTGTCCAATGCCCGGCCAGTTAAAGACGTTCTCCACCAGCACCGAACCGCCGATGACGTAATTCATTTCCAGCCCCAGCGTCGTGATGACCGGAATCCAGGTGTTGCGCAGCGCGTGCCTGACCACCGCCCGGTTGGCCGATAAACCTTTGGCCACCCCGGTGCGGACATAATCTTGCTTGATCTCTTCGAGCAGCGTCGAGCGCGTGATCTGGGCGATGACGGCGGCAGGAGCCAGCGCCAGCGTCAGTACTGGCAAGATCAAGTGCCGGGTTATGTCACTCAGGTTCGGCTCGGCTCCCGGTGACGACATCCCACTGGTGGGAAGCCAGCCCAACGACAAACCGAACACCAAGATCAGCACCAGACCCAGCCAGAACACCGGCATCGCCAGGCCCACGAACATCACCGTGTTGGCGGTGTGATCCACCCAACCGCGCCGGTACATTCCGCTTAGCACGCCTGCCAAAATGCCCAGCACCGTCGACAAGATAAAAGCCGGGAGCGCCAAGATCACCGAGTTGTGCAGCCGCTCGGCCAGAATGGTCGTGACCGGAGCTTTGAGCATGATCGATGTTCCCAAGTCGCCCTGAAAGACGCGGGCCAGCCAGTGGCCGTACTGCACCGGCAGCGGTTGATCCAGTCCCAGTTCCAGCGTGAGACGGCTCAGGGCCTCAGGCGTAGCGAACGAGCCCAGCAGCAACTGCGCCGGGTTGCCCGGAGCCAAGTGCAGGGCCAGAAATACGGTGAGCGACACCCCCCAGAGCACAAACAGGAACATCATCACAGAGCGGAGTAAAGCAAGCAAAGCGGTCTCCTCTGGGCGTCCAGCCCACGAGATTGTGAATGAAACTATTCCATATATAGAACAATGAATAGAATGCACCAGCCAGCTTGATCTGTCAATCGGTGCTCCGAGCCGAGTGGAGCAGCGTCTGTAGCGCTTGACCCTATACGGCAGATGAATTGACAAAATCCATGCTGTGACGCCATGCTATTCATGTTCAATAAATTCTGAATGGTTTTATTCCACCTTCCCACTTCTACCCGCTTGAAGTCGTCCGCCCCTTTTTCTTGTTCAGGAGGATGTTTATGCTGCGGTCTTCTCAATGCACCGGACGCTCTTTGTTCCTTACCCTCGCTCTGGCGGCCGTGGCCAGTGCCGCTGCACAGACCCCGGTCAAGGGCGGCAGTTTGACCGTGGGGCAGCAGGCGGACATTGTCGGCCTCGACCCGGCCACCGTGTCTGCGGCTTCGTCGACTTCCGTGATCGAGCAGCTCTACAGTTCGCTGCTCTCGGTGAACCCCACAGGAAGCGTGCAACCTGAGCTGGCCCTCAAGTGGACGGTTTCTCCAGACGGTTTGAAATACACCTTTACCCTGCGTCCGGGAGTCAAGTTCGCCGATGGCCGCCCACTCACCGCCGCCGACGTGGTGTACACCATCAAGCGCATTACCGATCCCAAGACCGCTTCGCCGCGCCAGAACGACCTCGGGAAGATCGCCTCCCTCAGCGCTCCCAATCCGGTCACGGTGATCGTGCAGCTCAAAGAACCCTTCGCCCCCTTCCTCACCAAGGTGGCTTCGCCCCTGATGGGTATCATTCCTGCCGAATACGACAAGACCCATGATCTGAACAAACAACCGATGGGTTCCGGGCCTTTCAAATTCGGCGCTTGGGTGCCCGGCGACAGTGTGACGCTCAGCCGCAACCCCAATTACTGGGAAAACGGCAGACCCTACGTCGATACACTGGTCTTCAAGGCCCTCAAAGACGATGTGACCCGCATGATTGACGTTCAGAGCGCCGTGGTGGACTTGGCGCTGAGCGTGCCACAAAATCAGGTAGACCGCCTCAAAGCTCTGCCCGGCATGAGCGTGGTGGGAGGCCCCGGCACCTGGTACGACTACCTCGGCCTGAACTTGGCCCAGAAGCCCTTCAACGACGTGAGGGTGCGTCAGGCTCTCGCTTACGCCGTCGACCGTGACTCGATTGTCAAGACCGTTTTGTTCGGCAAGGGCACGCCCATCTTCTGCGGCCCGGTGCCGCCGTCGAGTTGGGCCTACGCGACCTGCAAGACGCAGGTTCTCAATCTGGCCAAGGCCAAGCAGTTGATGAACGCTGCGGGCTATGCCAAGGGCTTTGACATGACCATCAAAGTCGGGGCGGACTACAAATCACAGGTAAACATCGCTCAGGCGATTCAGGCTCAGCTCAAGCCGCTGAACATCAACGTCAAGGTGATGCCGATGGAATGGGGGGCGTTCCTGAACGATTACAACGCCAAGCGCTTCGACGCGGTGGTGCTGGGCTGGATCGGCTCGGTCGATCCGGACGACTTCTTGTACTTCCAGTTTCACACCGGCGAGAAATTCAATACCCAGAGCTTTTCCAACAAGCAGGTCGACACGCTCCTCGAAACGGGTCGGCGCACGGTGGATCAGGCCAAGCGCGGGGCCGTGTATAAGCAGGTGCAGCAAGTGATCTCCTCACAGGTCGGGTACGTCTTCCTCCACATCAACGACCAGTACGAGGCTTTCCGGCCCGCCGTCAAGGGGTACGTCCACTACGCCACCGGCTCCCTGAAATCGCTCAAAGATATTTGGATCGACAAGTAAGCCATGCTCAGTTACCTTGCCCGGCGTTTGCTCACCATCGTCCCGGTGCTGCTGGGCATCACGGTCATCGCCTACTTCCTCACCCGCACCATACCGGGAGACGCCGTCGCCATTTTGCTCGGTACCCAGAATGATCCGGTGGTGGCCGCACAACTCCGGCACAACTTGCACCTCGACCAGCCGGTGATCTTGGGGTACTTCGATTGGCTCAGTCAGGTCTTACGCGGCCACCTTGGGCAGTCGATCCGCTCGGGAGCCGACATCGGCCCAGACCTCGTCCAGCGCTTTGCCCGGAGTGCGCAGTTGTCGCTGGCCGCCATCTTGTTGGCGGTGGTGGTGGGGATTCCGGCGGGGATTGCCGCTGCCGTGCGGCGAAACCGTTGGCCGGATCAACTGATCAGTGTGGCCGCGCTGCTGGGCATCTCGACGCCGGATTTCTGGCTGGGCACTATTTTGGTTTTGGTGTTTTCTTTGCAACTCCAATGGCTGCCCCCGGCTGGTTACGTGCCGCCCAGCAGCGGTGTGTTGCCGTTTCTCAAAGTTCTGCTCCTGCCCGCCCTGACGCTGGGCCTCCAGATCGCATCGATCATTACCCGCTTTACCCGCGCGGCCATGTTGGACGTCTTGACCCAGGACTATGTCCGCACCGCCCGCGCCAAGGGCCAGACCCAGCACCGAATTTTCTACGGTCACGCTCTGAAAAATGCCGCCATCCCTATTCTCACGGTGATCGGCCTGAATTTCGGGTTTCTGCTGGGCGGCACCGTCATCGTGGAAACCATCTTCAGCTGGCCGGGCGTGGGCAATCTGGTACTCACGGCCATCAATCAGCGGGATTATCCTGTGGTTCAGGCCTGCGTGAT
Encoded here:
- a CDS encoding DUF1028 domain-containing protein gives rise to the protein MVKLATFSITAHCPDTGHLGVAVSTAIPGVGMLCPFVRSGVGAVATQSFVNPYLGLWGLELLAQGKSAEETLAALKALDGGIELRQLGVVDRHGGSAAFSGSACDGWYGELTGPHYAIAGNMLVGAETLEAMQHSFLGSTGNPLVERLISALEAGQAAGGDKRGKVSAAVKVHAGEDYPWLDLRVDEHSAPVAELRRVYEVAKVSLVPLLDMMPTKAQPLGTFDMQAARASGLLQDQ
- a CDS encoding ABC transporter permease; protein product: MMMFLFVLWGVSLTVFLALHLAPGNPAQLLLGSFATPEALSRLTLELGLDQPLPVQYGHWLARVFQGDLGTSIMLKAPVTTILAERLHNSVILALPAFILSTVLGILAGVLSGMYRRGWVDHTANTVMFVGLAMPVFWLGLVLILVFGLSLGWLPTSGMSSPGAEPNLSDITRHLILPVLTLALAPAAVIAQITRSTLLEEIKQDYVRTGVAKGLSANRAVVRHALRNTWIPVITTLGLEMNYVIGGSVLVENVFNWPGIGQLLVQSAISRDYPVVLGASLILAAIFVVVNFLVEASYGLVDPRQRGQSV
- a CDS encoding ABC transporter substrate-binding protein — translated: MVYRTAALSLSLALLPSFALAATPKDTLVIQQAAGISTLDPSATYDTFSSQIVENIYETLWTYKGGSLTAMTPLLASSLPTFTNGGKTLVVSLRSGVKFQSGNAMSCADAEYTYRRDLVTNAPESANWFISDALLGSTKNAQDNKSITWAKIAAAVKCNAQNQLVFTLAKVDPAFMAKMTFSGMGVIDKQWAIKQGEWDGSEKTWQAWVGKDLSGSPLSVKPSGTGAYSLVKSDASGVFLQAFPGYWGAKPAIKNVVMQKVGELAVRQQAFLNGDADLIEAGTRANVEAQLKGRPGVVVLDNLPTTSAQALFMNNNIKPSAALGSGKLDGKGIPANFFSDADVRRAFALSFDDSRFIKDVQSGKGSPRTMLLPDTFPGYSAQTKTYPFDPVAAKASFQKAWGGEVWKNGFVINAKYRTGHTLGQTALELLKQNVEAINPKFRINIGVEPWSEQSVKFQNGEEVMLPMGWGADYADPDNFMYTFYSSKGYFYVSNNWKDAQVDQWLDQARATTDAAQRNKLYKQVADRAYQQSVFVVLPADLNIRPIRSDLQGVSATNYNPMRSFSFTGTYLRELSKK
- a CDS encoding M20 family metallopeptidase; its protein translation is MTAANFLRDLIRIEALSGQEQALCDRVIAEWQHLGFDQAYRDDIGNAVGMVKGQEPGPAWLLLTHLDHVHAGDPAQWQHPPYEAVLENGSVHGRGAVDIKGPLAAQTYALAQLLGRGERPLNDVWITAPVQEETGGLGAAHFVTHPPAQMGAVIVGEPSNNQLMLGHRGVARLKVRFTGRAHHASLALNDENPIFALAEFLKRVQAKQFADYPVTGPSSLSATQIFTDSGSDNLTPNTVDVMLSWRYNESDAENRATLAELLAGLPAEGQLEEIWTPANTPGFATSPEHPLAQKVGRYAKRFHAEPGVWKFATDGRYTAREGWPTVGWGPGDQWLAHTTQEAILLEDLDAYSEALSALLLNERASS
- a CDS encoding ABC transporter permease → MSDAASNAALTAQPRAPRRLLKLNGYLTIGGALMLILALLSLLAPLLSRVDPNMINPALALQPLGSPDHLLGTDNLGRDLLSRLLYGGRISLLSSFTAALISTAISATVGLTAAFFGRWIDLIALRVTDILMGFPFILLAILLVAALGPSTFNALLAVAIANLPFTLRLVRSEAIRVREREFITAAKALGAGNSRIIWMHMLPNVLSVLISTFFLTAGWMLGQTSALSFLGLGTQPPTADWGSMLAESQNYMSSMPQIAMLPGLMIVLASVGMNLFGVGLRAAALREK
- a CDS encoding ABC transporter substrate-binding protein, with protein sequence MKRMLTLFLLSAAISPVAHAQAVKQIVIGYEADATSLDPAQVTDINSMQVLTQMYEPLVMIGKTGGIQPGLASKWTLSADRLTYTFTLRPGLKFSSGDPLDADAVAFTFMRQLDKANPGNKFGPFPFAEFYYGSLKTVKKVNATTVQFVMNKPDAAFLAALTVPTSFIVNPKVALKLGKTFALQGSGSGPYGYESWSRGGQLILKKNTYFKGATPGADRLVWLPIVQTGQRATSLQSGTVDLVINPAPENLASLKTAGFNVATGAGPHIWWIGMNLNKAPFNNKLVRQAMSYAIDRPGMIKGILYDTGVMATQPLASMQSGYNTDLKPYTYDTAKAKALLTQAGFPNGFTATMLVPTSGSGMQSPVAMGTAIQAYLSQIGIKINIQQLDWGTYLSKIGAGADKSGLEMWQMSWMNVAVDPAFVLDPLLSSSSFPPGFNTGFYKSAAADSLMTRARAEADPKKRGGLYQQAEAVIVDDAPWLFVDHAKQVVAYNKNLKGFALDPIAPFLLKLGTVSK
- a CDS encoding ABC transporter permease; amino-acid sequence: MLSYLARRLLTIVPVLLGITVIAYFLTRTIPGDAVAILLGTQNDPVVAAQLRHNLHLDQPVILGYFDWLSQVLRGHLGQSIRSGADIGPDLVQRFARSAQLSLAAILLAVVVGIPAGIAAAVRRNRWPDQLISVAALLGISTPDFWLGTILVLVFSLQLQWLPPAGYVPPSSGVLPFLKVLLLPALTLGLQIASIITRFTRAAMLDVLTQDYVRTARAKGQTQHRIFYGHALKNAAIPILTVIGLNFGFLLGGTVIVETIFSWPGVGNLVLTAINQRDYPVVQACVMLFAITFTLINLAIDLLYGLVDPRVRYS
- a CDS encoding ABC transporter substrate-binding protein; amino-acid sequence: MLRSSQCTGRSLFLTLALAAVASAAAQTPVKGGSLTVGQQADIVGLDPATVSAASSTSVIEQLYSSLLSVNPTGSVQPELALKWTVSPDGLKYTFTLRPGVKFADGRPLTAADVVYTIKRITDPKTASPRQNDLGKIASLSAPNPVTVIVQLKEPFAPFLTKVASPLMGIIPAEYDKTHDLNKQPMGSGPFKFGAWVPGDSVTLSRNPNYWENGRPYVDTLVFKALKDDVTRMIDVQSAVVDLALSVPQNQVDRLKALPGMSVVGGPGTWYDYLGLNLAQKPFNDVRVRQALAYAVDRDSIVKTVLFGKGTPIFCGPVPPSSWAYATCKTQVLNLAKAKQLMNAAGYAKGFDMTIKVGADYKSQVNIAQAIQAQLKPLNINVKVMPMEWGAFLNDYNAKRFDAVVLGWIGSVDPDDFLYFQFHTGEKFNTQSFSNKQVDTLLETGRRTVDQAKRGAVYKQVQQVISSQVGYVFLHINDQYEAFRPAVKGYVHYATGSLKSLKDIWIDK